One window from the genome of Acinetobacter lanii encodes:
- the lldD gene encoding FMN-dependent L-lactate dehydrogenase LldD, which yields MIISSANDYREAARRRLPPFLFHYIDGGAYAEYTLKRNVEDLSKIALRQRVLNDMSQLSLETKLFDETLSMPVALSPVGLTGMYARRGEVQAAVAADKKGIPFTLSTVSVCPIEEVAPAIQRPMWFQLYVLRDRGFMKNALERAKAAGCSTLVFTVDMPVPGARYRDAHSGMSGPNAAMRRYMQSFTHPHWAWNVGLHGRPHDLGNISKYLGKPTGLEDYIGWLGNNFDPSISWKDLEWIREFWDGPMVIKGILDPEDAKDAVRFGADGIVVSNHGGRQLDGVLSSARALPPIADAVKGDIKILADSGIRNGLDVVRMLALGADTCMLGRAFVYALGAAGGAGVSNLLELIDKEMRVAMTLTGAKTIADITSDCLVRLEKELV from the coding sequence ATGATTATTTCTTCTGCAAATGACTATCGTGAAGCAGCACGACGTCGTTTACCGCCATTTTTATTTCATTATATTGATGGTGGAGCGTATGCAGAATATACCTTAAAGCGCAATGTCGAAGATTTATCGAAAATCGCGCTGCGTCAACGTGTCTTAAATGACATGTCTCAATTGAGTTTGGAAACCAAACTCTTTGACGAGACCCTATCAATGCCTGTGGCGTTGTCACCAGTCGGATTAACGGGGATGTATGCCCGTCGTGGTGAAGTACAAGCCGCAGTGGCAGCAGACAAGAAAGGCATTCCATTTACCTTATCGACGGTTTCTGTGTGTCCAATTGAAGAAGTCGCACCTGCCATTCAGCGTCCAATGTGGTTCCAGTTATATGTCCTGCGTGACCGTGGCTTTATGAAAAATGCTTTGGAACGTGCCAAAGCTGCAGGCTGTTCAACGTTGGTGTTCACAGTCGACATGCCGGTTCCGGGCGCACGTTACCGTGATGCGCACTCTGGTATGAGTGGTCCAAATGCCGCGATGCGTCGTTATATGCAATCTTTTACCCATCCACATTGGGCATGGAATGTTGGCTTGCATGGTCGCCCGCATGATTTGGGGAATATCTCTAAATATTTGGGTAAACCAACAGGTTTAGAAGACTATATCGGATGGTTGGGCAATAACTTTGATCCGTCGATTTCATGGAAAGACCTCGAGTGGATTCGTGAATTCTGGGATGGTCCAATGGTGATCAAAGGAATTTTAGACCCTGAAGATGCCAAAGATGCCGTGCGTTTTGGTGCAGATGGCATCGTGGTGTCGAATCATGGTGGTCGTCAGTTGGATGGGGTTTTATCCTCTGCACGTGCACTTCCTCCGATTGCGGATGCAGTGAAAGGAGATATCAAAATCCTTGCTGACTCGGGTATTCGTAACGGTCTAGATGTCGTACGTATGCTCGCATTGGGTGCAGATACCTGTATGCTCGGTCGTGCTTTTGTGTATGCCTTGGGTGCTGCAGGCGGTGCGGGTGTGAGTAATTTACTTGAGCTGATTGATAAAGAAATGCGTGTAGCGATGACTTTAACGGGTGCCAAAACCATTGCTGACATTACTTCAGATTGCTTAGTACGTTTAGAAAAAGAATTGGTTTAA
- the dld gene encoding D-lactate dehydrogenase — protein MSASLACQNTIQKLIDIVGKAHVLTDDQETRLYRQGRRYGSGQVLAVVSPGSLWEQWQVLQAAVDADCIVIMQAANTGLTGGSTPFGDDYDRPVVLISTRRLVGIQVINDGKQVICLPGATLDRLEKELAGFNREPHSVIGSSCIGASVLGGVCNNSGGALVRRGPAYTELALYARVNEQGQLELVNHLGVNLGETTEQILKNLEQQHYQTQDIQNESHCCASDHRYVKDVTQVDENTPARFNADPSRLYEASGSAGKVCVFAVRLDTFEKIPSQVFYVGSNSHDDLTEIRRFLLKDLPRIPIAGEYIHRVAYDIGAEYGKDTFMFIEKFGTAKVPAAFAMKDKVDGYLEKWKLRGLSDKVLQLVTKFLPSHLPKRMNDFRDLYEHHLVLRIEDQDVPAVEAFFKQYFSTHQTGDYFLCDADEGRKAFLHRFAVAGAAIRYRDTHLSEVEDIVALDIALRRNDREWVETLPKEMDDQIIHKLYYGHFLCHVFHQDYIVKKGVDPLAMEHAMWHLLDDRGAEYPAEHNVGHLYVAKPALKNHYQKLDPTNSFNVGIGQTSKLKHWH, from the coding sequence ATGTCTGCTTCACTTGCTTGTCAAAACACCATTCAAAAACTGATTGATATTGTCGGTAAAGCCCATGTATTGACCGATGATCAAGAGACACGTTTGTATCGTCAAGGTCGTCGTTATGGTTCGGGGCAAGTGTTGGCGGTGGTGTCACCGGGTTCATTGTGGGAGCAATGGCAGGTCTTGCAAGCGGCGGTGGATGCCGATTGTATTGTGATTATGCAGGCAGCCAATACAGGACTAACCGGTGGCTCGACGCCGTTTGGCGATGATTATGATCGACCTGTGGTGCTGATAAGTACGCGCCGATTGGTTGGGATTCAAGTGATTAATGACGGCAAGCAAGTGATTTGTTTGCCGGGGGCAACACTGGATCGTTTAGAAAAAGAATTGGCAGGGTTTAATCGTGAACCGCATTCAGTGATTGGTTCATCCTGTATTGGCGCATCGGTTTTAGGTGGGGTGTGTAATAACTCCGGCGGTGCACTCGTACGTCGTGGACCTGCCTATACTGAATTGGCTTTATATGCCCGTGTCAATGAACAAGGTCAGTTAGAGCTGGTCAACCATTTGGGCGTGAACTTGGGTGAAACGACTGAGCAAATCCTGAAAAACTTAGAACAACAACACTATCAAACTCAAGACATTCAAAATGAAAGTCATTGCTGTGCATCTGACCACCGTTATGTCAAAGATGTGACACAGGTCGATGAAAATACCCCTGCACGTTTTAATGCTGATCCTTCTCGCCTGTATGAAGCTTCAGGTTCAGCAGGTAAAGTTTGCGTATTTGCGGTGCGTTTGGACACCTTTGAAAAAATTCCAAGCCAAGTGTTCTACGTGGGCAGTAATTCGCATGATGACTTAACTGAAATCCGTCGCTTCTTGTTGAAAGATTTACCCCGTATTCCGATTGCAGGGGAATACATTCACCGTGTGGCTTACGATATTGGGGCTGAGTACGGTAAAGATACTTTCATGTTTATTGAAAAGTTCGGAACAGCTAAAGTTCCTGCGGCTTTTGCGATGAAAGATAAAGTCGATGGTTATTTGGAAAAATGGAAGTTACGTGGACTGTCCGATAAAGTTCTGCAATTGGTGACTAAATTCTTACCGTCACATTTACCAAAACGAATGAACGACTTCCGTGATCTGTACGAGCACCATTTGGTGCTACGTATTGAAGATCAAGATGTACCTGCGGTGGAAGCCTTCTTTAAACAGTATTTTTCGACGCATCAAACAGGAGATTATTTCCTGTGTGATGCCGATGAAGGACGTAAAGCCTTTTTACATCGTTTCGCCGTGGCAGGTGCGGCGATTCGTTATCGAGATACCCATTTAAGTGAAGTTGAAGATATTGTGGCACTCGATATTGCGCTGCGACGTAATGACCGTGAGTGGGTGGAGACTTTACCCAAAGAGATGGATGATCAAATCATTCATAAGCTTTACTATGGTCATTTCCTGTGTCACGTGTTTCACCAAGACTATATTGTGAAAAAAGGGGTGGATCCTTTAGCGATGGAACATGCGATGTGGCATTTGCTCGATGATCGTGGGGCAGAATATCCGGCGGAGCATAATGTGGGTCATTTATATGTGGCAAAACCAGCACTGAAAAATCATTATCAAAAACTTGATCCGACCAATAGCTTTAATGTGGGCATTGGACAAACATCAAAATTGAAGCATTGGCATTAA
- a CDS encoding NADPH-dependent 2,4-dienoyl-CoA reductase, with product MTTRYANILKPLDLGFTTIRNRVVMGSMHTGLEDRFYNYPKLAAYFGERAKGGVGLIITGGISPNRSGWLLPAGGTMNTLGDVAPHRLVTHAVHKHGGQILMQILHSGRYGYQPFVVSASPIKSPISPFKPRQMSEKQILATIQDYAHTASIAKKSGYDGVEIMGSEGYLLNQFLSRHVNQRTDQWGGEIENRMRFAIEIVKAVRAKVGQKFIICFRLSMLDLVHDGNTMDEVITVAKALEQAGVTLLNTGIGWHEARIPTIVTSVPRAAFVDYTAEVKKHVSIPVIASNRINMPDTAEEILSAGKADMVQMARPLLADAFWVNKVATDRVDEINTCIACNQACLDHTFKNKRATCLVNPQAAYETELVYVKTKKPKRVAVVGGGVAGMSAATVAAYRGHHVTLFEATSDVGGQFNLAKVVPGKEEFHETIRYFKKQIEKNGVELRLNTRVNREQLEREGFDEVIVATGVVPRALKIEGSDAPQVLSYAEVLRGAPVGNKVAVIGAGGIGFDVSEFLLKPEHQPQPQPLADWKREWGVDANVNYMTEGGAVPPEVEHPVREIYLLQRKTTPLGIGLGKTSGWVHRAQLKKHRVRMLRGVQYKAVTDEGLWIETEGQSQLLRVDTIVVCAGQESVKEIMPTETEKTLAQYHIIGGAKLAAELDAKRAIREGAEIAAKI from the coding sequence ATGACAACTCGCTATGCAAATATATTAAAACCATTGGATTTAGGCTTTACCACCATTCGTAATCGTGTCGTGATGGGCTCGATGCACACGGGACTTGAAGACCGCTTTTATAATTACCCTAAATTGGCAGCCTATTTTGGTGAGCGTGCTAAAGGTGGCGTGGGCCTAATCATTACTGGTGGGATTTCACCGAACCGTTCAGGTTGGTTGTTGCCTGCGGGAGGCACCATGAACACTTTGGGCGATGTTGCGCCACATCGTTTGGTGACGCATGCAGTGCATAAGCATGGTGGCCAGATTCTGATGCAGATTTTGCATTCAGGTCGTTATGGCTATCAACCTTTTGTGGTGTCGGCAAGTCCGATCAAATCGCCGATTTCACCGTTTAAACCTCGTCAAATGAGTGAAAAACAAATTTTAGCCACCATTCAAGACTATGCCCATACTGCCAGTATTGCCAAAAAATCAGGTTACGATGGCGTGGAAATCATGGGTTCAGAAGGCTATTTGCTAAATCAGTTTTTAAGCCGTCATGTTAATCAGCGTACTGATCAGTGGGGTGGAGAGATTGAAAATCGTATGCGCTTTGCGATTGAGATCGTCAAAGCGGTGCGGGCTAAAGTTGGGCAAAAATTTATTATTTGCTTTCGTTTATCGATGTTAGACCTCGTTCATGACGGCAATACCATGGATGAAGTGATTACTGTGGCCAAAGCCTTAGAGCAAGCCGGTGTAACTTTACTCAATACGGGCATTGGATGGCATGAAGCCCGCATTCCGACCATTGTCACTTCTGTGCCCCGTGCCGCCTTTGTTGACTACACCGCAGAAGTGAAAAAGCATGTGTCGATTCCGGTCATTGCATCGAATCGCATTAATATGCCGGACACCGCTGAAGAAATTTTGTCAGCAGGCAAAGCCGATATGGTGCAAATGGCTCGTCCACTGTTGGCAGATGCCTTTTGGGTGAATAAAGTCGCAACGGATCGTGTGGATGAAATCAATACCTGTATCGCCTGTAACCAAGCCTGCCTCGATCATACCTTTAAAAACAAACGCGCCACCTGTTTAGTCAATCCGCAAGCGGCCTATGAAACTGAATTGGTTTATGTCAAAACCAAAAAACCGAAGCGTGTTGCGGTCGTTGGCGGCGGTGTGGCAGGGATGTCTGCTGCGACTGTAGCAGCCTATCGTGGACATCACGTGACTTTATTTGAAGCAACGAGTGATGTCGGTGGTCAGTTTAATTTGGCCAAAGTGGTTCCAGGTAAAGAGGAGTTCCATGAAACTATTCGTTATTTCAAAAAACAGATTGAAAAAAACGGCGTTGAACTGCGTTTAAATACCCGCGTTAATCGTGAACAACTTGAACGTGAAGGGTTTGATGAAGTGATTGTGGCAACAGGTGTTGTACCCCGTGCCTTAAAAATCGAAGGCAGCGATGCACCGCAAGTGTTGTCTTATGCAGAAGTGCTCCGTGGTGCACCTGTAGGCAATAAAGTTGCTGTGATTGGTGCAGGAGGAATCGGTTTTGATGTCTCCGAGTTTTTACTGAAACCAGAACATCAACCTCAGCCACAACCTTTGGCGGACTGGAAACGTGAATGGGGGGTAGATGCTAACGTCAATTACATGACCGAAGGTGGTGCTGTACCGCCAGAAGTTGAACACCCTGTCCGTGAAATTTATTTGCTACAACGTAAAACCACACCACTGGGTATTGGACTGGGTAAAACCTCAGGTTGGGTGCATCGTGCCCAATTGAAAAAACATCGGGTGCGCATGCTTCGTGGTGTGCAATATAAAGCGGTGACCGATGAAGGCTTATGGATTGAAACTGAAGGGCAGTCACAACTGTTACGTGTCGATACCATTGTGGTATGTGCAGGGCAGGAATCTGTCAAAGAGATTATGCCGACTGAGACTGAAAAAACCTTAGCCCAGTACCATATTATTGGGGGTGCCAAGCTTGCTGCGGAGCTTGATGCCAAGCGCGCAATCCGTGAAGGTGCTGAAATTGCAGCCAAAATATGA